In the Sarcophilus harrisii chromosome 3, mSarHar1.11, whole genome shotgun sequence genome, one interval contains:
- the SLN gene encoding sarcolipin — protein MERSTRELFLNFTVVLITVILIWLLVRSYQY, from the coding sequence ATGGAGAGATCCACGAGGGAACTGTTTCTCAACTTTACTGTGGTCCTAATAACTGTGATCCTCATATGGCTGCTAGTGAGATCATATCAATACTAA